The Vicinamibacterales bacterium genome contains a region encoding:
- a CDS encoding HAMP domain-containing sensor histidine kinase — MACPPLVRRALVRLGAGAAAVLALVAAGGWLWVRATVGASPDETRARIEASARAQMARSTATLDAVVQELASAGEVVERAAGGDASSVGRLFAMVSVDGGVGHDAVSALTVYGPDGAPIAWDGRPSTLPASRLAGAATTFVLPSPLGLRLARLAPIVAGDGSRRRMGTVVAEVAISSGGPTGGLAEWNTPLGPVAIGPPDGGGDPDTFEIATAEGARLGTARIAAGTIEVARAVAHDTVVALLWLVAALALAASWGALATWRALTRSAAGYLAINAAMAAAALGSWAMADRALQAWQGRGTPELRVLLAALAALALVSLVATVVARGIAVGIGRRADRRASRLVVLAAHLGAGGLTALLVLRHHAIVEAALALGGHPHGPLTVALAPFETSLATVAAGLVAVHAALAILMGTSVRAAVALLTGRRQTFDRSGVAAALVGAAGVLALEVHGEALPGFLALAAGVLLVAAAFDAAARTLRRGSQPARLLVVLGALVVPSVAAYPSLARWVTSARQEAVVRDLARQVADQRQNLQQSVRDALTQLWSGDIADLVQATPPSPAGPVPTDAAFLLWARTTLATERLTSSVELYDGAGRMVSRFALNLPETAVDRTWQESSCDWELFEEVSPFFAEERRLLHAGRAVCVDGRVVGSVVVHAVLDYANLPFLAAQNPYVALVGGESGAEPPASDDVVFVAYGWSRRPLFVAGGDAWTLPESLLTRLVASRTPFWTTLERQGVVSDVYFLSDRGAIYAIGYPRPSWLAHLSNLAEIMALTAVLFVVLLVATSLGARLGGLSAVSGRALFRDVRASFSRTLFLAFVAAVVVPVVALALVTRAQMATTLRQDIEREATRTVLSASRVVEDFAAIDARGATNLPALDDSLLVWLSRVIGEDLNVFAGAGLLASSERTLFASGLLPTRTPGDTYRALVIEGQPTYLARESVGAYEYQVASALVRVADEQAIVSVPLTLRQRSIERQVDELDRRVLLAAIAFILLGSGIGYWAAHRISDPVSRLTRATRRLAAGDLDAHVLVRTSDELGRLVAAFNGMADDLRRQRAQLERTNRLEAWAEMARQVAHDIKNPLTPIQLNAEHLRRVHADRGLPLGALVDECVANILLQVRLLRQLAAEFSSFASAPQARPAPTPLAPLLDEILSPYAHALTGRIAIETRGDTDVSVFVDPVLLARALTNVIENALHAMPGGGRLTVDVTVPGDGRARLDVVDTGVGMDAAALGRIFEPYFSTKATGTGLGLTIARRNVELNGGAIEVASTPGVGTTVTLWVPLGPPAPPPAPEG; from the coding sequence ATGGCGTGTCCTCCGCTGGTCCGGCGCGCGCTCGTCCGCCTCGGCGCGGGCGCGGCGGCGGTCCTCGCGCTCGTCGCGGCCGGCGGGTGGCTCTGGGTGCGCGCGACCGTGGGTGCGTCGCCCGATGAGACGCGCGCGCGCATCGAGGCGTCGGCGCGCGCGCAGATGGCGCGGTCCACGGCCACCCTCGATGCGGTGGTCCAGGAACTCGCCTCGGCCGGCGAGGTCGTGGAACGGGCGGCCGGCGGCGACGCGTCGAGCGTCGGCCGGCTCTTCGCGATGGTCTCGGTCGACGGGGGCGTGGGCCACGACGCCGTCTCCGCGCTCACGGTCTACGGGCCCGATGGCGCGCCGATCGCGTGGGACGGCCGGCCGTCCACGCTGCCCGCCTCGCGCCTGGCGGGCGCCGCGACCACCTTCGTCCTGCCGTCGCCCCTCGGGCTGCGCCTGGCGCGCCTGGCGCCGATCGTCGCCGGCGACGGCAGCCGGCGCCGCATGGGGACCGTCGTCGCCGAGGTGGCCATCTCCTCGGGCGGCCCGACCGGCGGCCTGGCGGAGTGGAACACGCCCCTCGGCCCGGTCGCCATCGGACCACCCGACGGCGGCGGCGACCCCGACACGTTCGAGATCGCGACGGCCGAGGGCGCGCGGCTCGGGACCGCGCGCATCGCCGCCGGCACGATCGAGGTGGCCCGGGCCGTGGCCCACGACACGGTCGTCGCGCTCCTGTGGCTGGTGGCGGCGCTCGCGCTCGCCGCGTCGTGGGGGGCGCTGGCCACGTGGCGCGCGCTGACCCGCTCGGCGGCCGGCTACCTGGCCATCAACGCCGCGATGGCGGCGGCCGCGCTGGGGAGCTGGGCCATGGCCGATCGCGCCCTTCAGGCCTGGCAGGGGCGCGGCACGCCGGAGCTGCGCGTCCTGCTGGCGGCGCTGGCCGCGCTCGCCCTGGTCAGCCTCGTCGCGACGGTGGTGGCGCGGGGCATCGCGGTGGGCATCGGCCGGCGCGCCGATCGGCGTGCGTCCCGGCTCGTGGTGCTCGCCGCCCACCTCGGCGCCGGGGGGCTGACGGCCCTCCTGGTGCTGCGCCATCACGCCATCGTGGAAGCGGCGCTGGCGCTCGGCGGCCATCCCCACGGTCCCCTGACCGTCGCGCTGGCACCGTTCGAGACCTCGCTCGCGACCGTGGCGGCGGGCCTGGTCGCCGTGCACGCGGCACTGGCCATCCTGATGGGGACCAGTGTCCGGGCCGCCGTCGCGCTGCTGACCGGACGCCGGCAGACCTTCGACCGCTCGGGCGTGGCGGCGGCGCTGGTCGGGGCCGCCGGCGTCCTCGCGCTGGAGGTGCACGGCGAGGCGCTGCCGGGGTTCCTGGCGCTCGCGGCCGGGGTCCTCCTGGTTGCTGCGGCGTTCGATGCCGCGGCCCGGACCCTGCGGCGCGGATCCCAGCCGGCACGCCTGCTCGTCGTGCTGGGGGCGCTGGTCGTGCCCTCGGTCGCCGCCTACCCGTCGCTGGCGCGCTGGGTGACCTCGGCGCGCCAGGAGGCCGTCGTGCGCGACCTGGCGCGGCAGGTGGCCGACCAGCGGCAGAACCTCCAGCAGTCGGTCCGCGATGCCCTGACGCAGCTCTGGTCCGGCGACATCGCGGACCTGGTCCAGGCGACGCCCCCCAGCCCGGCCGGCCCCGTGCCCACCGACGCAGCGTTCCTGCTCTGGGCGCGGACCACGCTGGCGACCGAACGCCTCACCTCGTCGGTCGAGCTCTACGACGGCGCGGGGCGGATGGTGAGCCGCTTCGCCCTGAACCTCCCGGAGACCGCCGTCGACCGCACGTGGCAGGAGAGCTCGTGTGACTGGGAGCTCTTCGAGGAGGTCTCGCCGTTCTTCGCCGAGGAGCGGCGCCTGCTGCACGCGGGGCGCGCCGTGTGTGTCGACGGGCGCGTGGTGGGCTCGGTGGTCGTACACGCCGTCCTCGACTACGCGAACCTGCCGTTCCTTGCGGCGCAGAACCCGTACGTCGCGCTGGTCGGCGGCGAGAGCGGCGCCGAACCGCCGGCGTCGGACGACGTGGTGTTCGTCGCGTACGGCTGGAGCCGGCGGCCGCTCTTCGTCGCCGGGGGCGATGCCTGGACGCTGCCGGAGTCGCTCCTGACCCGGCTCGTGGCATCGCGCACGCCCTTCTGGACCACGCTCGAACGCCAGGGCGTGGTGTCGGACGTGTATTTCCTGAGCGACCGCGGCGCCATCTACGCCATCGGCTACCCGCGCCCGTCGTGGCTGGCGCACCTGTCGAACCTGGCCGAGATCATGGCGCTGACGGCCGTGCTGTTCGTCGTGCTCCTGGTGGCGACCTCGCTCGGCGCGCGGCTCGGCGGCCTCTCCGCGGTGTCGGGCCGGGCCCTCTTCCGCGACGTCCGCGCCAGCTTCTCGCGGACGCTGTTCCTGGCATTCGTCGCCGCGGTGGTCGTGCCCGTCGTGGCCCTGGCCCTCGTGACGCGGGCGCAGATGGCGACGACGCTCCGGCAGGACATCGAGCGCGAGGCCACGCGCACGGTGCTCTCCGCCAGCCGCGTCGTGGAGGACTTCGCCGCGATCGACGCCCGCGGCGCCACGAACCTGCCCGCGCTCGACGACAGCCTGCTCGTGTGGCTGAGCCGCGTCATCGGCGAGGACCTCAACGTGTTCGCGGGCGCCGGCCTGCTGGCGTCGAGCGAGCGGACGCTCTTCGCGTCGGGCCTGCTGCCGACCCGCACGCCCGGCGACACCTACCGGGCGCTCGTGATCGAGGGCCAGCCGACCTACCTCGCGCGCGAGTCCGTCGGCGCCTACGAGTACCAGGTCGCCTCGGCCCTCGTCCGCGTCGCCGACGAACAGGCCATCGTCAGCGTGCCGCTCACGCTGCGGCAGCGCAGCATCGAGCGCCAGGTCGACGAGCTCGACAGGCGGGTGCTGCTCGCGGCCATCGCGTTCATCCTCCTCGGCAGCGGCATCGGCTACTGGGCGGCCCACCGCATCTCCGATCCGGTCAGCCGCCTCACCCGCGCCACGCGGCGCCTCGCCGCCGGCGATCTCGACGCCCACGTGCTCGTCAGGACCAGCGACGAGCTCGGCCGCCTGGTGGCGGCCTTCAACGGCATGGCGGACGACCTGCGGCGCCAGCGCGCGCAGCTCGAACGCACGAACCGCCTCGAGGCGTGGGCCGAGATGGCGCGCCAGGTGGCGCACGACATCAAGAACCCGCTGACGCCGATCCAGTTGAACGCCGAGCACCTGCGGCGCGTCCACGCCGACCGCGGCCTGCCGCTCGGCGCGCTGGTGGACGAGTGCGTGGCCAACATCCTGCTGCAGGTGCGCCTGCTCCGGCAGCTGGCGGCCGAGTTCTCGAGCTTCGCCAGCGCGCCCCAGGCGCGCCCGGCCCCGACGCCCCTGGCGCCCCTGCTCGACGAGATCCTCTCGCCCTACGCGCACGCCCTGACGGGACGGATTGCCATCGAGACGCGCGGCGACACCGACGTCTCGGTGTTCGTCGATCCGGTGCTGCTGGCCCGCGCGTTGACCAACGTGATTGAGAACGCCCTCCACGCGATGCCCGGAGGCGGGCGGCTCACGGTGGACGTGACCGTGCCCGGCGACGGGCGGGCCAGGCTGGACGTCGTGGACACGGGCGTCGGGATGGACGCGGCCGCGCTCGGCCGGATCTTCGAGCCCTACTTCTCCACCAAGGCGACGGGCACGGGCCTCGGGCTCACCATCGCCCGGAGGAACGTGGAACTGAACGGCGGCGCCATCGAGGTGGCGAGCACGCCCGGCGTCGGCACGACGGTCACGCTCTGGGTGCCCCTCGGACCGCCCGCACCCCCGCCCGCGCCCGAAGGCTAG
- the pssA gene encoding CDP-diacylglycerol--serine O-phosphatidyltransferase, with translation MSHHDAPSGQVPERKGLRRGVFLLPSLFTVANLFCGWACVVYAMRGEFHTAAPFIGIAVVLDMLDGRIARMTGSSSAFGVEFDSLADLISFGMAPAALTFQWGLWPLGRLGWTVGFLYLTAAAVRLARFNIQRVADKRYFVGLPSPAAAGVPAATIFFLSEGPTDATPAALALTMLFVPALLMVSTIRFRSFKAFNLAAPVNSKALVVVAAALALFATQPDVVLVVLAYGYLVSPIVEWVITRAMRRQATAPAAELPAAEPPADAPPRDA, from the coding sequence ATGAGCCACCACGACGCCCCGTCCGGCCAGGTCCCGGAGCGCAAGGGCCTGCGCCGTGGCGTGTTCCTGCTGCCAAGCCTCTTCACCGTGGCCAACCTGTTCTGCGGGTGGGCGTGCGTCGTCTACGCGATGCGGGGCGAGTTCCATACCGCCGCGCCGTTCATCGGCATCGCCGTCGTCCTCGACATGCTGGACGGCCGCATCGCGCGGATGACAGGATCCTCGAGCGCGTTCGGCGTGGAGTTCGACTCGCTCGCCGACCTCATCTCGTTCGGAATGGCGCCGGCGGCCCTCACGTTCCAGTGGGGCCTCTGGCCCCTGGGCCGCCTCGGGTGGACGGTGGGGTTCCTGTACCTGACCGCCGCGGCGGTCCGGCTGGCGCGCTTCAACATCCAGCGCGTGGCGGACAAGCGCTACTTCGTCGGACTGCCGAGCCCCGCCGCGGCGGGCGTTCCGGCCGCCACGATCTTCTTCCTGTCGGAGGGGCCCACCGACGCGACGCCGGCGGCCCTCGCCCTGACGATGCTCTTCGTGCCGGCCCTGCTCATGGTGAGCACCATCCGGTTCCGCAGCTTCAAGGCCTTCAACCTCGCGGCCCCGGTCAACTCCAAGGCGCTCGTCGTGGTCGCCGCGGCGCTGGCGCTCTTCGCCACCCAGCCCGACGTGGTCCTCGTCGTGCTCGCGTACGGCTACCTCGTGTCGCCGATCGTGGAGTGGGTGATCACGCGCGCCATGCGCCGACAGGCCACCGCGCCCGCCGCAGAACTTCCGGCCGCCGAGCCGCCGGCCGACGCCCCGCCGCGCGACGCCTAG
- a CDS encoding phosphatidylserine decarboxylase encodes MIGLDRAGWPFLAGAVALALVGVWAFGRWGAVPGVLLALALAFFFRDPERQLPADQELILSPADGVVMRVGPGDDGAPPGTWQQITIFLSPLDVHVNRAPVAGRVTRVSYHPGRFLPAYKPESGALNERSEVWVDHGGQTAVFRQVVGVLARRVVCRVEAGDTLRVGQRIGVMKFGSRMDVFLPPSIAVAARQGDTVVAGVTVLGRWSPS; translated from the coding sequence ATGATCGGACTCGATCGCGCTGGCTGGCCGTTCCTGGCCGGCGCCGTCGCCCTCGCGCTCGTCGGCGTCTGGGCGTTTGGACGATGGGGGGCCGTGCCGGGCGTGCTCCTGGCGCTGGCCCTGGCCTTCTTCTTCCGCGATCCGGAACGCCAGCTGCCCGCCGATCAGGAGCTGATCCTCTCCCCGGCCGACGGCGTCGTCATGCGGGTGGGCCCCGGGGACGACGGCGCACCGCCCGGCACCTGGCAGCAGATCACGATCTTCCTGTCGCCGCTCGACGTCCACGTCAATCGCGCCCCGGTCGCCGGACGCGTCACCAGGGTGTCCTACCACCCGGGGCGGTTCCTCCCAGCCTACAAGCCCGAGAGCGGCGCCCTCAACGAGCGCTCCGAGGTCTGGGTGGATCACGGCGGCCAGACGGCGGTCTTCCGCCAGGTCGTCGGCGTGCTGGCGCGCCGCGTCGTCTGCCGCGTGGAGGCGGGTGACACGCTGCGGGTCGGCCAGCGCATCGGCGTGATGAAGTTCGGATCGCGCATGGACGTCTTCCTGCCCCCCTCGATCGCCGTCGCCGCGCGCCAGGGCGACACGGTCGTGGCCGGCGTGACGGTGCTGGGCCGCTGGTCCCCGTCATGA
- a CDS encoding YdcH family protein, with protein MSDIEETRRRLLESSDVYRQLATDHQSLDTRLKTLSAKPHLSDDEQLEEVSLKKQKLRLKDQMEDLIRRSQHETAGPLPA; from the coding sequence ATGTCCGACATCGAGGAAACGCGCCGCCGGCTGCTGGAAAGCAGCGATGTCTACCGCCAGCTGGCCACGGATCACCAGTCACTCGATACTCGCCTGAAAACCCTCTCCGCCAAACCGCATCTGTCCGACGACGAACAGCTCGAAGAAGTCTCGTTGAAGAAGCAGAAGCTCCGGCTGAAGGACCAGATGGAGGATCTCATCCGGCGTTCCCAGCACGAAACGGCCGGGCCCCTGCCGGCCTGA
- the rimI gene encoding ribosomal protein S18-alanine N-acetyltransferase, translating into MIAFERLADTTHLDDVLALDAVCFHRPWTRADYERELADPNRSFIFVARIDGATVAYCSFWRIFDEIHVNNFAVHPDWRRRGVGRALLTHVLAAAAALGAPRATLEVRASNEPAITLYERSGFRRAGRRPGYYTHPVEDALILWRGAPHA; encoded by the coding sequence GTGATCGCCTTCGAACGCCTCGCCGACACGACGCACCTCGACGACGTCCTGGCGCTGGACGCGGTGTGCTTCCACCGGCCATGGACCCGCGCGGATTACGAGCGGGAGCTGGCCGATCCGAACCGCTCGTTCATCTTCGTCGCCAGGATCGACGGCGCCACCGTGGCCTATTGCTCCTTCTGGCGCATCTTCGACGAGATCCACGTCAACAACTTCGCCGTGCATCCCGACTGGCGCCGCCGTGGCGTGGGCCGGGCGCTGCTGACGCATGTGCTGGCCGCCGCGGCCGCCCTGGGTGCTCCGCGGGCCACGCTCGAGGTACGGGCGTCCAACGAGCCCGCCATCACGCTGTACGAGCGCAGCGGCTTCCGCCGCGCGGGCCGGCGGCCCGGCTACTACACGCATCCCGTCGAGGATGCGCTGATTCTCTGGCGCGGCGCGCCACACGCCTGA
- the tsaB gene encoding tRNA (adenosine(37)-N6)-threonylcarbamoyltransferase complex dimerization subunit type 1 TsaB, which produces MWVLALDTTTRDGGVALVRDGVVAAARPGDAGLTHAERVPSDIRALLDEAGVSLAAVDVIAVATGPGGFTGLRIGIAAAHGLAAALCRPAVGVPALTALAWDLLDRMPDQAVAGAWLDASRGEVFAAACVRPGPEAPAWPPDELVPATAATPDVTLASWAAVPAGTPVAAVGPDALRERLEAAGLRPVPPAGSLAAVVGRIAWQMAGRGPIDPASLAPVYVRRPDAELERERRTAAERA; this is translated from the coding sequence ATGTGGGTGCTGGCTCTCGACACGACGACGCGCGACGGAGGGGTGGCCCTGGTGCGCGACGGCGTGGTCGCGGCGGCGCGGCCCGGTGACGCCGGGCTGACGCACGCGGAACGTGTCCCCTCGGACATCCGGGCCCTGCTGGACGAGGCCGGCGTGAGTCTCGCGGCCGTCGACGTCATCGCCGTGGCGACGGGACCGGGCGGGTTCACGGGTCTCCGGATCGGCATCGCCGCCGCGCACGGACTCGCCGCGGCCCTGTGCCGCCCGGCCGTCGGCGTGCCGGCGTTGACGGCGCTGGCCTGGGACCTCCTCGACCGGATGCCCGACCAGGCGGTGGCCGGCGCCTGGCTGGATGCCTCGCGCGGGGAAGTGTTCGCGGCCGCCTGCGTGCGGCCCGGCCCGGAGGCGCCGGCCTGGCCGCCAGACGAGCTCGTGCCGGCGACGGCGGCCACGCCTGACGTCACGCTCGCCAGCTGGGCGGCGGTGCCGGCCGGCACGCCGGTCGCCGCCGTGGGCCCTGACGCCCTCCGCGAGCGTCTGGAGGCGGCGGGCCTCCGCCCGGTGCCGCCGGCCGGGTCGCTGGCCGCGGTCGTCGGCCGCATCGCGTGGCAGATGGCCGGGCGAGGCCCGATCGACCCGGCGAGCCTCGCGCCCGTCTACGTGCGGCGCCCGGATGCCGAGCTCGAGCGTGAACGGCGCACGGCCGCGGAGCGGGCGTGA
- the mutS gene encoding DNA mismatch repair protein MutS, translating to MRQYLDAKRQHPEALVLFRMGDFYELFYEDALVAARALDLTLTSRSKDASGAAVPMCGVPFHAADGYITRLVKLGHRVAVCEQIEDPRKAKGVVKRDVVRVVTPGTLADASYLDAREPAFLLAVTGLDAAAGPRERLGIAVLDLSTGEFQVAEFQGAEARRVLDDEVAMLAPREVVVAHGVDVAAALPAVARSRVVVTGVEPWTFDAARASEVLQEQLRVSGLQGFGLDARPAAVAAAGALVHYLRQTQKADLAHVRTVRLRESADRLLIDPTTLKHLEVVESSQGGRAGSLLEEVDRTVTAMGGRLLRAWLMAPLVALEPIRERLDAVEELAFRAADRGKVRETLKAIVDLERVVSKIALATASPRDLVALARSLGAVPRLRLLLGECHAPLVVRLVAALDDLADVRGAVEATLGDEPPLLARDGNAIRDGVDPELDELRRISRSGKEIIAALESGERERTGIQSLKVRFNRVFGYYIEVSKANLHAVPADYLRKQTIAGGERFVTPALKEHEEKVLGADERAIERELELFEALRRSVAAESARVIETARAVAALDVVAGLAETAALGNFTKPHVHEGDELSALDARHPVVERLAGGAFVPNDVLLNGTTHQLVVLTGPNMGGKSTYLRQVALLSLLAQAGSFVPAREAKLGLVDRIYARVGASDNIARGQSTFMVEMQETALILNGATSRSLVVLDEVGRGTATFDGLSIAWAVAEHLATNGRARPKTLFATHYHELTDLADGVPGVVNAHVAVQEWKDDIVFLHKIKPGRSDRSYGIHVARLAGLPGSVLGRAREILTALERDELARGGRPAISGAASIPQQQLGLFQAAADDVLRDRLRAIDVDSTTPLDALRLLADLKREAES from the coding sequence ATGCGGCAGTATCTCGACGCGAAGCGCCAGCATCCGGAGGCGCTCGTGCTGTTCCGGATGGGGGACTTCTACGAGCTCTTCTACGAGGACGCCCTGGTGGCGGCGCGAGCCCTCGACCTGACGCTCACGTCCCGGTCGAAGGACGCCTCGGGAGCGGCCGTGCCGATGTGCGGCGTGCCGTTCCACGCCGCCGACGGCTACATCACGCGCCTCGTGAAGCTCGGCCACCGGGTGGCCGTCTGCGAGCAGATCGAAGACCCGCGCAAGGCGAAGGGCGTGGTGAAACGCGACGTCGTGCGCGTCGTCACGCCGGGGACGCTCGCCGATGCCAGCTACCTCGACGCGCGCGAGCCGGCCTTCCTCCTCGCGGTGACGGGTCTCGACGCCGCCGCCGGGCCGCGGGAGCGCCTCGGCATCGCGGTCCTGGACCTGTCGACCGGCGAGTTCCAGGTGGCCGAGTTCCAGGGCGCGGAGGCGCGCCGGGTGCTCGACGACGAGGTGGCGATGCTGGCCCCGCGCGAGGTCGTCGTGGCGCACGGCGTCGACGTGGCCGCGGCCCTGCCGGCTGTCGCCAGGTCGCGGGTGGTGGTGACAGGCGTCGAGCCGTGGACGTTCGACGCGGCGCGCGCGTCGGAGGTGCTCCAGGAACAGTTGCGGGTCTCGGGCCTGCAGGGATTCGGCCTGGACGCCCGCCCGGCGGCCGTGGCCGCCGCGGGTGCCCTCGTGCACTACCTGCGGCAGACGCAGAAGGCGGACCTCGCCCACGTGCGGACCGTCCGCCTGCGCGAGTCGGCCGACCGGCTCCTGATCGACCCGACCACCCTCAAGCACCTCGAGGTCGTCGAGTCGTCGCAGGGCGGACGCGCCGGATCGCTGCTGGAGGAGGTGGATCGCACGGTCACGGCCATGGGCGGCCGGCTGCTGCGGGCGTGGCTGATGGCGCCGCTGGTCGCGCTGGAGCCGATCCGCGAGCGGCTCGACGCGGTCGAGGAACTGGCGTTCCGTGCCGCCGACCGGGGCAAGGTCCGCGAGACGCTGAAGGCGATCGTCGACCTCGAGCGCGTGGTCTCCAAGATCGCGCTCGCCACCGCCAGTCCCCGCGACCTCGTGGCGCTGGCCCGTTCACTCGGCGCGGTGCCCCGCCTCCGGCTCCTCCTCGGCGAATGCCACGCCCCCCTGGTCGTGCGCCTGGTCGCGGCGCTCGACGACCTCGCCGACGTCCGCGGTGCCGTGGAGGCCACGCTCGGCGACGAACCGCCGCTGCTCGCTCGCGACGGCAACGCGATCCGCGACGGCGTGGACCCCGAGCTGGACGAGCTCCGGCGCATCAGCCGGTCGGGCAAGGAGATCATCGCGGCGCTCGAGAGCGGCGAGCGCGAACGCACGGGTATCCAGTCGCTGAAGGTGCGCTTCAACCGCGTGTTCGGCTACTACATCGAGGTGTCGAAGGCGAACCTGCATGCCGTCCCCGCCGACTACCTGCGCAAGCAGACGATCGCCGGGGGCGAGCGCTTCGTCACTCCTGCGCTGAAGGAGCACGAGGAGAAGGTGCTCGGCGCCGACGAGCGGGCGATCGAACGCGAGCTGGAACTGTTCGAGGCGCTTCGGCGGTCGGTGGCCGCCGAGTCCGCCCGCGTGATCGAGACGGCGCGCGCGGTGGCGGCCCTCGACGTCGTCGCCGGCCTGGCCGAGACGGCCGCCCTCGGAAACTTCACCAAGCCGCACGTCCACGAGGGCGACGAGCTGAGCGCCCTGGACGCGCGCCATCCCGTAGTGGAGCGGCTCGCCGGCGGCGCCTTCGTGCCGAACGACGTGCTCCTGAACGGGACCACGCACCAGCTCGTCGTGCTCACGGGACCGAACATGGGCGGCAAGTCCACGTACCTCCGCCAGGTGGCCCTCCTGTCGCTCCTGGCGCAGGCGGGGTCGTTCGTGCCGGCGCGTGAGGCCAAGCTCGGCCTGGTCGATCGAATCTACGCGCGCGTGGGCGCCTCGGACAACATCGCCCGCGGCCAGTCCACCTTCATGGTCGAGATGCAGGAGACGGCGCTCATCCTGAACGGCGCCACGTCGCGGAGCCTCGTCGTGCTCGACGAGGTCGGCCGGGGCACCGCCACCTTCGACGGCCTGAGCATCGCCTGGGCGGTGGCCGAGCACCTCGCGACGAACGGGCGCGCGCGGCCGAAGACGCTCTTCGCCACCCACTACCACGAGCTCACGGACCTGGCCGATGGCGTCCCCGGCGTGGTGAACGCCCACGTGGCCGTGCAGGAGTGGAAGGACGACATCGTCTTCCTGCACAAGATCAAACCCGGACGCTCGGACCGGAGCTACGGCATCCACGTGGCGCGCCTCGCCGGTCTCCCGGGATCGGTGCTGGGCCGGGCGCGCGAGATCCTGACGGCGCTCGAACGCGACGAACTCGCTCGCGGCGGCCGTCCGGCGATCAGCGGCGCGGCGTCGATCCCGCAGCAGCAGCTCGGCCTGTTCCAGGCGGCGGCCGACGACGTGCTCCGCGATCGCCTGCGGGCCATCGACGTCGACTCGACGACGCCGCTCGACGCGCTCCGGCTGCTGGCCGACCTCAAGCGCGAGGCGGAGTCGTAG
- a CDS encoding M20/M25/M40 family metallo-hydrolase, with product MSPVAARLPLAAAVVLFALVAPAAAQPVVTPDADPRVAAIVAAVSPERLRTLATTLAGFGTRETMSTTASSTRGIGAARQWILDELTRSSPRLRVSFDTHVIAPQGRITRQTELRNVMAVLPGRTARRIYVTGHYDSVSLGRGGQQALNTGGGNRQGRADFDHDQDAPGANDDGSGTVLTMELARVFAESGLEFDATLVFMCWAGEEQGLIGSSAHAQALAAGKVVVEANLNNDIVGNSHGGNGVVDAETVRVYSVGPEDSMPRSLARYVERVAALYVPSHRVRLMAREDRFGRGSDHSSFTKQGFPAVVFREANENFAKQHTPNDTLDGVDVAYLAQNARVNAAAAASLALAPPAPSVVNERGAPQIGRGPSGYDAQLRWQASPGAVAYRVYWRDTWTNDWQHRQTVGNVTEFVLPNVTIDDFVFGVAAVGADGHESLTSAYVSPVRQQPDIRVVK from the coding sequence ATGTCCCCAGTCGCCGCCCGTCTCCCGCTCGCCGCCGCCGTCGTCCTCTTCGCGCTCGTGGCTCCGGCCGCCGCGCAGCCCGTCGTGACGCCCGACGCCGACCCGCGCGTGGCCGCCATCGTCGCGGCCGTGTCGCCCGAGCGCCTGCGGACCCTGGCGACGACCCTCGCCGGGTTCGGCACGCGCGAGACGATGTCCACGACCGCGTCATCCACCCGGGGCATCGGCGCGGCGCGTCAGTGGATCCTCGACGAGCTCACACGCTCGAGCCCTCGCCTGCGCGTGTCGTTCGACACGCACGTGATCGCGCCCCAGGGCCGGATCACGCGCCAGACCGAACTCCGGAACGTGATGGCCGTCCTGCCCGGGCGCACCGCGCGGCGCATCTACGTCACCGGGCACTACGACTCGGTCAGCCTCGGGCGCGGCGGGCAGCAGGCACTGAACACGGGCGGCGGCAACCGCCAGGGACGTGCCGACTTCGACCACGATCAGGACGCCCCCGGCGCCAACGACGACGGCAGTGGCACGGTGCTCACGATGGAGCTCGCGCGCGTCTTCGCCGAGAGCGGCCTCGAGTTCGACGCGACGCTGGTCTTCATGTGCTGGGCCGGCGAGGAGCAGGGCCTGATCGGCTCGTCCGCGCACGCCCAGGCCCTGGCCGCCGGGAAGGTGGTGGTGGAGGCCAACCTGAACAACGACATCGTCGGCAACAGCCACGGCGGCAACGGCGTGGTGGACGCCGAGACCGTGCGCGTCTACTCCGTGGGCCCCGAGGACTCGATGCCCCGTTCGCTGGCCCGCTACGTCGAGCGCGTGGCCGCCCTCTACGTGCCCTCGCACCGCGTCCGGCTGATGGCCCGGGAGGATCGCTTCGGGCGGGGAAGTGACCACTCGTCCTTCACGAAGCAGGGCTTTCCGGCGGTCGTCTTCCGCGAAGCCAACGAGAACTTCGCCAAGCAGCACACGCCGAACGACACGCTCGACGGCGTGGACGTCGCCTATCTGGCCCAGAACGCGCGCGTGAACGCGGCGGCGGCCGCCTCGCTCGCACTGGCCCCGCCGGCGCCGTCGGTGGTCAACGAGCGGGGCGCGCCCCAGATCGGCCGCGGTCCCTCCGGCTACGACGCCCAGCTCCGGTGGCAGGCCTCGCCGGGGGCCGTCGCCTACCGCGTCTACTGGCGCGACACGTGGACCAACGACTGGCAGCACCGCCAGACGGTGGGCAACGTGACGGAGTTCGTCCTGCCGAACGTGACAATCGACGACTTCGTCTTCGGCGTGGCGGCCGTGGGCGCCGATGGCCACGAGAGCCTGACGAGCGCCTACGTGTCCCCAGTCCGGCAGCAGCCGGACATCAGGGTCGTGAAGTAG